In one Streptomyces sp. T12 genomic region, the following are encoded:
- a CDS encoding FAD-binding oxidoreductase: MTATRHNTPDLFALSDLHGPVLRPGDDGYADEVTGFNLAALHTPDLVVGATGADDIVTALRWATATGTPVAVQATGHGANFPIDHGLLINTTRMTGVRIDPDQRVATVAAGAKWRHVLDAAAPHGLAALNGSASDAGVVGYTLGGGLPVLGRTYGYAADLVRSFQVATPDGTLRECDPDHEPELFWALRGGKGNVGVVTSLTFDLLPLPTILGGGIYCPGEHAEALLTTWADWTHQVPEEMCSAFSLLRLPPIPQIPEPLRGGFWARVAVAYTAGPTEGERLLAPIRAAAPVTVDTVEEMPYAEVDRIYMEPQDPLPARESCALLRDLTPEAIRTFLAQVGPETPDCPLLLVEIRHMGGALSRPARQEDAICARDANYLLETVGVLAAPPAAEAIEQATKALHAAMTPYGTGYTMVNIHGTPGDATDRARAWTPEVYNRLRQDKSTYDPSNLLRFGHTVTA, encoded by the coding sequence ATGACCGCCACCCGCCACAACACCCCCGACCTCTTCGCCCTCTCCGACCTCCACGGCCCGGTCCTGCGCCCCGGCGACGACGGCTACGCCGACGAGGTCACGGGCTTCAATCTGGCCGCGTTGCACACGCCCGACCTGGTCGTGGGCGCGACGGGCGCCGACGACATCGTGACGGCCCTGCGCTGGGCGACGGCCACCGGCACCCCGGTCGCGGTCCAGGCGACGGGTCACGGCGCGAACTTCCCCATCGACCACGGCCTGCTGATCAACACGACCCGCATGACCGGCGTACGCATCGACCCGGACCAGCGCGTGGCAACCGTCGCGGCGGGCGCGAAGTGGCGCCACGTCCTGGACGCGGCCGCCCCCCACGGCCTCGCCGCCCTCAACGGCTCCGCGTCGGACGCCGGCGTGGTCGGTTACACCCTGGGCGGCGGTCTGCCGGTACTCGGCCGGACCTACGGCTACGCGGCCGACCTGGTGCGCTCCTTCCAGGTCGCCACGCCCGACGGCACGCTCCGCGAGTGCGACCCGGACCACGAGCCCGAACTGTTCTGGGCACTGCGCGGCGGCAAGGGCAACGTAGGCGTGGTCACGTCCCTGACCTTCGACCTGCTCCCCCTCCCCACCATCCTCGGCGGCGGCATCTACTGCCCCGGCGAGCACGCGGAAGCGCTGCTGACCACCTGGGCCGACTGGACACACCAGGTCCCCGAGGAAATGTGCAGCGCCTTCTCCCTCCTCCGCCTGCCCCCCATCCCCCAGATCCCCGAGCCCCTGCGCGGCGGCTTCTGGGCCCGAGTGGCGGTCGCCTACACCGCCGGCCCCACCGAGGGCGAGCGCCTCCTGGCCCCGATCCGCGCGGCCGCCCCGGTGACGGTCGACACGGTGGAGGAAATGCCGTATGCCGAGGTGGACCGCATCTACATGGAGCCACAGGACCCGCTCCCCGCAAGGGAGTCCTGCGCCCTCCTGCGCGACCTCACCCCGGAGGCGATCCGCACGTTCCTCGCCCAGGTAGGCCCGGAGACCCCCGACTGCCCCCTGCTCCTGGTGGAGATCCGCCACATGGGCGGCGCCCTCTCCCGCCCCGCCCGCCAGGAGGACGCCATCTGCGCCCGAGACGCGAACTACCTCCTGGAAACAGTGGGCGTCCTGGCCGCCCCACCAGCAGCCGAGGCCATAGAACAGGCCACGAAAGCCCTGCACGCAGCGATGACTCCCTACGGCACGGGCTACACGATGGTCAACATCCACGGCACCCCGGGCGACGCCACCGACCGCGCCCGAGCCTGGACCCCCGAGGTCTACAACCGCCTACGCCAGGACAAATCCACCTACGACCCATCCAACCTGCTCCGCTTCGGCCACACGGTGACGGCGTAA
- a CDS encoding DUF4253 domain-containing protein has protein sequence MATLPNPLPRLASLGLHLPPGTLVDATDDGPWHEPLLWLADGPAAPGDWAALRRTAPALGLLPVVLDVGAGHGGPELWELMPAEMSYPGDHDAEEVLEEFWDEYAEEDVDWPGLADTERTDSAPGPEVPATDPESVASDVVDSLLDGSGPLKDPRLALVPARRSADIPTAIGWMGPANHENDTGRLSAVLRSWEDRFGIRTVALGFDTLLVSVAAPPTTLAEAEALAAEHFAFCPDNIWQGSDTTLRAYAENQILGQPAWHFWWD, from the coding sequence ATGGCGACACTTCCGAACCCTCTGCCGAGGCTCGCGTCCCTCGGTCTGCACCTCCCGCCCGGCACCCTGGTCGACGCGACTGACGACGGGCCGTGGCACGAGCCGCTGCTGTGGCTGGCGGACGGCCCGGCGGCTCCTGGCGACTGGGCCGCGCTCCGGCGGACGGCACCGGCCCTCGGTCTGCTCCCGGTCGTCCTCGACGTCGGCGCCGGGCACGGCGGGCCGGAGCTGTGGGAGTTGATGCCCGCCGAGATGTCGTACCCCGGGGATCATGACGCGGAGGAGGTGCTGGAGGAGTTCTGGGACGAGTACGCGGAGGAGGACGTGGACTGGCCCGGTCTGGCCGACACCGAGCGCACCGACTCCGCCCCTGGCCCCGAAGTCCCCGCCACGGACCCCGAATCCGTTGCCTCCGACGTCGTCGACTCCCTCCTCGACGGCAGTGGCCCCCTCAAGGACCCCCGTCTCGCCCTCGTCCCGGCCCGCCGCAGCGCGGACATCCCCACGGCGATCGGCTGGATGGGTCCGGCGAACCACGAGAACGACACCGGCCGTCTGTCCGCGGTGCTCCGCTCCTGGGAGGACCGGTTCGGCATACGGACCGTCGCCCTCGGCTTCGACACCCTGCTGGTGTCCGTCGCCGCACCGCCCACCACCCTCGCCGAGGCGGAGGCCCTGGCCGCCGAGCACTTCGCGTTCTGCCCGGACAACATCTGGCAGGGCAGCGACACGACCCTCCGCGCCTACGCCGAGAACCAGATCCTGGGGCAGCCTGCCTGGCACTTCTGGTGGGACTGA
- a CDS encoding arylamine N-acetyltransferase translates to MSDTMRFDLDAYLRRIGWEGERRADAATLRGVHLAHMRAIPFENLDALRRTAPSLDPADLMAKLVHSRRGGYCYEHNTLFACALEALGLTVTRLAARVVVGADRIESRPRTHMALLVEAPGDPQPYLADVGFGAIGALLEPVPLTAGVEFRDAERRHRLAHAPHDGPLELWLLQAHDRAKDDWADQYAFTLEPFEKPDFEVINWHIGTNPRSPFTQRVYVQSVTAERHLLLNGRLLTDTRVDGTAVEREVTEEAEARRLLEEEFGIDVPEGMRLLPQ, encoded by the coding sequence ATGTCCGACACCATGCGGTTCGACCTCGACGCGTATCTCCGGCGGATCGGTTGGGAGGGGGAGCGGCGGGCCGACGCGGCGACGCTGCGGGGAGTGCACCTGGCGCACATGCGGGCCATTCCCTTCGAGAACCTGGACGCCCTCAGGCGTACGGCTCCGTCCCTCGACCCGGCCGACCTGATGGCCAAGCTGGTGCACAGTCGGCGCGGCGGCTACTGCTACGAGCACAACACGCTGTTCGCGTGCGCGCTGGAGGCGCTGGGCCTCACGGTGACGCGACTGGCCGCGCGGGTCGTCGTGGGCGCGGACCGCATCGAGAGCCGCCCACGCACCCACATGGCGCTGCTCGTCGAGGCCCCCGGCGATCCGCAGCCGTATCTCGCGGACGTCGGCTTCGGCGCGATCGGCGCCCTGCTGGAGCCGGTGCCGCTGACGGCCGGTGTCGAGTTCCGGGACGCGGAGCGCCGGCACCGGCTCGCCCACGCGCCGCACGACGGGCCGCTTGAGCTGTGGCTGCTCCAGGCCCACGACCGGGCGAAGGACGACTGGGCCGACCAGTACGCGTTCACCCTGGAGCCGTTCGAGAAGCCCGACTTCGAGGTCATCAACTGGCACATCGGGACCAACCCGCGCTCGCCCTTCACCCAGCGCGTCTACGTCCAGAGCGTCACGGCCGAACGCCACCTCCTCCTCAACGGCCGTCTCCTGACGGACACGCGCGTGGACGGGACGGCCGTCGAGCGCGAGGTGACCGAGGAGGCGGAGGCGCGGCGGCTGCTGGAGGAGGAGTTCGGGATCGACGTGCCGGAAGGAATGCGGCTGCTGCCGCAGTGA
- a CDS encoding bifunctional uroporphyrinogen-III C-methyltransferase/uroporphyrinogen-III synthase, with product MSPTTLPAGLEHGHVTFLGAGPGDPGLLTLRAVEALANADVLVAEHEVLDVVRQHARAGVAEVHTDPGPDSDPVPGTGTPQLAVVDGASTTAALPAVRDAAHLVMEAARSGRRVVRAVSGDPGLDAYAAEEMLACAAAGVPFEVVPGVAAAVGVPAYAGVPLRDAQGADVRFVDARTASDRCWTEVGASDGTVVVSTTLDAVGAAAGELVSAGRKPDTPMTVTVAGTTTRQRTWTATLGTVAQTLKQAKVLPSPEGGRPVIAVVGERSAAAQREQLSWFESKPLFGWRVLVPRTKEQAASLSDQLRSYGAVPHEVPTIAVEPPRTPQQMERAVKGLVTGRYEWIAFTSVNAVKAVREKFEEYGLDARAFAGIKVAAVGEQTAKALIAFGVKPDLVPSGEQSAAGLLEDWPPYDPVFDPIDRVFLPRADIATETLVAGLIELGWEVDDVTAYRTVRASPPPAETREAIKGGGFDAVLFTSSSTVRNLVGIAGKPHNVTVIACIGPATAKTAEEHGLRVDVMAPEPSVHKLAEALADFGMRRRAAAVEAGDPVTRPSERRPGARRRRSTT from the coding sequence GTGAGCCCCACCACTCTTCCCGCCGGCCTTGAACACGGGCACGTCACCTTCCTCGGTGCCGGACCCGGGGATCCGGGGCTGCTGACTCTTCGCGCCGTCGAGGCGCTGGCGAACGCGGACGTACTCGTCGCCGAGCACGAGGTGCTCGACGTCGTACGCCAGCACGCCAGAGCCGGTGTCGCCGAGGTGCATACGGACCCGGGTCCCGATTCGGACCCCGTTCCGGGCACAGGCACGCCCCAGCTAGCGGTAGTTGACGGCGCGTCAACGACCGCTGCGCTACCCGCGGTGCGGGATGCCGCACATCTTGTCATGGAGGCCGCGCGCAGCGGCAGGCGGGTCGTACGTGCGGTGTCCGGGGACCCCGGGCTCGACGCGTACGCCGCCGAGGAGATGCTCGCGTGCGCCGCGGCGGGCGTGCCGTTCGAGGTCGTGCCGGGTGTTGCCGCGGCCGTGGGTGTGCCGGCGTATGCCGGTGTGCCGTTGCGGGACGCGCAGGGCGCGGACGTGCGGTTCGTGGACGCGCGGACGGCTTCGGACCGGTGCTGGACCGAGGTCGGGGCGTCGGACGGGACGGTGGTCGTCTCGACGACGCTGGACGCCGTGGGCGCGGCTGCGGGTGAACTGGTGTCGGCGGGGCGTAAGCCCGATACGCCGATGACGGTCACTGTCGCGGGTACGACGACGCGTCAGCGGACGTGGACCGCGACGCTCGGGACCGTTGCGCAGACGCTGAAGCAGGCCAAGGTGCTGCCCTCGCCCGAAGGCGGGCGGCCGGTGATAGCCGTGGTCGGTGAGCGTTCTGCCGCTGCTCAGCGTGAGCAGTTGTCGTGGTTCGAGTCCAAGCCGCTCTTCGGGTGGCGGGTGCTCGTGCCGCGCACGAAGGAGCAGGCGGCGTCGCTCTCCGACCAGTTGCGGTCGTACGGGGCCGTGCCGCACGAGGTGCCGACGATCGCCGTCGAGCCGCCGCGGACGCCTCAGCAGATGGAGCGGGCGGTCAAGGGGCTTGTCACCGGGCGGTACGAGTGGATCGCGTTTACGTCTGTCAACGCGGTCAAGGCTGTGCGGGAGAAGTTCGAGGAGTACGGGCTCGACGCTCGGGCGTTTGCCGGGATCAAGGTTGCCGCGGTGGGGGAGCAGACCGCCAAGGCGCTGATTGCCTTTGGTGTGAAGCCGGATCTGGTGCCGAGTGGCGAGCAGTCGGCTGCGGGGCTGCTTGAGGACTGGCCGCCGTATGACCCCGTTTTCGATCCGATCGACCGGGTGTTCCTGCCTCGGGCGGACATTGCCACCGAGACGTTGGTGGCCGGGCTCATCGAGCTGGGCTGGGAGGTCGATGACGTCACGGCTTATCGGACCGTGCGGGCTTCGCCGCCGCCGGCCGAGACGCGGGAGGCGATCAAGGGGGGTGGCTTTGATGCCGTCCTCTTCACGTCGTCGTCCACGGTGCGGAATCTGGTGGGGATTGCCGGGAAGCCGCACAACGTGACGGTGATCGCTTGTATCGGGCCTGCTACCGCGAAGACTGCTGAGGAGCATGGGCTTCGGGTGGATGTGATGGCTCCGGAGCCGTCTGTGCACAAGTTGGCTGAGGCGTTGGCGGACTTCGGGATGCGGCGGCGGGCTGCTGCGGTGGAGGCCGGGGATCCGGTTACTCGGCCGAGTGAGCGGCGGCCGGGGGCTCGGCGGCGGCGGTCCACTACGTAG
- a CDS encoding glutamyl-tRNA reductase, protein MSLLVVGLSHRSAPVSVLERAALSADAQIKLLQDTVAAEPATEAAVLATCNRIELYADVDKFHAGVAELSTLLAQHSGVGLEELTPYLYVHYEDRAVHHLFSVACGLDSMVVGEGQILGQIKDSLAKAQELHSAGRLLNDLFQQALRVGKRAHSETGIDRAGQSLVTFGLEQLSSGRPVEDWARGKKALVIGAGSMSSLAAATLARAGVAEIVVANRTFDRAERLAALLGEQYGQGLSQADGTDVLARAVPMESVPVELTRADVAVSCTGATGLVLTAEEVAGAVEGRTGRPVAFEGAEGSGRTAAKAPAARTHAGSGDVRKTPLPPTSVGTDEDCPLDLSAVQGGFSVMGEAAVAGMDAATLEQHAAWAAGSAVDRREAARRSPEADAELITALAATVATVGRIPERRKPEPVAEAPRPAPVLALLDLAMPRDIDAAVHRLAGVRLVDIESLAEASADAPMAADVDQVRRIVSDEVAAFGAAQRAAHITPTVVALRTMAADVVANEIARLEGRLPGLDDKHRSEITQTVRRVVDKLLHAPTVRVKQLAAEPGGAGYADALRTLFDLDQETVASVSRAEDSTEKNRGPR, encoded by the coding sequence ATGAGTCTCCTCGTCGTAGGGCTGAGTCACCGCAGCGCCCCGGTCAGCGTCCTGGAGCGGGCGGCGCTGAGCGCGGACGCCCAGATCAAGCTGCTGCAGGACACCGTCGCTGCGGAACCGGCCACTGAGGCCGCGGTGCTCGCCACCTGCAACCGCATCGAGCTGTACGCCGACGTCGACAAGTTCCACGCCGGTGTCGCCGAGCTGTCCACGCTGCTCGCCCAGCACAGCGGGGTGGGGCTGGAGGAGCTCACGCCCTACCTGTACGTGCACTACGAGGACCGGGCCGTCCATCACCTGTTCTCGGTGGCCTGTGGGCTCGACTCCATGGTCGTGGGGGAAGGCCAGATCCTCGGGCAGATCAAGGACTCCCTCGCCAAGGCGCAGGAGCTGCACAGCGCCGGGCGACTGCTGAACGACCTGTTCCAGCAGGCCCTGCGCGTCGGCAAGCGCGCCCACTCCGAGACCGGGATCGACCGCGCCGGGCAGTCCCTGGTCACCTTCGGCCTGGAGCAGCTGTCCTCCGGCAGGCCCGTCGAGGACTGGGCCCGCGGCAAGAAGGCCCTGGTCATCGGCGCCGGTTCGATGTCCTCCCTGGCCGCCGCCACGCTCGCGCGCGCCGGGGTCGCCGAGATCGTCGTCGCCAACCGGACCTTCGACCGGGCTGAGCGGCTTGCCGCCCTGCTCGGGGAGCAGTACGGACAGGGCCTGAGCCAGGCCGACGGCACGGACGTGCTGGCCCGCGCGGTACCGATGGAGTCGGTGCCGGTCGAGCTGACACGTGCCGACGTCGCCGTCTCGTGCACCGGCGCCACCGGGCTCGTCCTCACCGCCGAGGAGGTCGCGGGTGCGGTCGAGGGCCGTACCGGGCGGCCGGTCGCCTTCGAGGGGGCCGAGGGCAGCGGTCGTACGGCGGCCAAGGCGCCCGCCGCCAGGACCCACGCCGGCAGCGGGGACGTACGGAAGACTCCGCTGCCGCCCACCAGCGTCGGCACCGACGAGGACTGTCCGCTGGACCTGTCCGCCGTGCAGGGAGGCTTCTCCGTGATGGGGGAGGCCGCCGTCGCCGGAATGGACGCGGCCACGCTGGAGCAGCACGCGGCCTGGGCGGCCGGCAGTGCCGTCGACCGCCGCGAGGCCGCCCGGCGCAGCCCCGAGGCCGACGCCGAGCTGATCACCGCGCTCGCCGCGACCGTGGCCACCGTCGGCCGGATCCCCGAGCGCCGCAAGCCCGAGCCCGTCGCCGAGGCGCCCCGCCCCGCGCCGGTCCTCGCCCTCCTCGACCTCGCCATGCCGCGCGACATCGACGCCGCCGTGCACCGGCTGGCCGGAGTGCGGCTGGTCGACATCGAGTCGCTGGCGGAAGCTTCCGCCGACGCTCCGATGGCGGCCGACGTCGACCAGGTCCGCCGTATCGTTTCCGACGAGGTCGCGGCCTTCGGGGCGGCGCAGCGGGCCGCGCACATCACGCCCACCGTCGTCGCGCTGCGCACGATGGCCGCCGATGTCGTGGCGAACGAGATCGCCCGTCTGGAGGGCCGTCTGCCGGGCCTCGACGACAAGCACCGCAGTGAGATCACGCAGACCGTGCGGCGCGTGGTGGACAAGCTGCTGCACGCGCCGACCGTGCGGGTCAAGCAGCTCGCGGCCGAGCCCGGCGGCGCCGGGTACGCGGACGCGCTGCGGACCCTGTTCGACCTCGACCAGGAGACGGTGGCCTCCGTCTCGCGCGCCGAGGACAGCACCGAGAAGAACCGAGGCCCACGATGA
- the hemC gene encoding hydroxymethylbilane synthase, with product MTQQPLRLGTRRSKLAMAQSGQVADAVSQVTGRPVELVEITTYGDVSREALAQIGGTGVFVTALRDALLKGEVDFAVHSLKDLPTAQPEELVLAAVPEREDPRDVIVARDALKLTDLPRGARIGTGSPRRMAQLNAYARSHGLDIETVPIRGNVDTRIGYVRDGELDAVVLAAAGLQRIGRIDEVTDFLSVDTVLPAPGQGALAIECTADNADLVAALGELDDPFTRVAVTAERSLLAALEAGCSAPVGALADLLADGQIVKEMRLRGVVGTTDGTRMVQLSTTGPVPETHDQALALGRELATEMLAQGAAGLMGERAQ from the coding sequence ATGACTCAGCAGCCACTACGGCTCGGCACCAGGCGCAGCAAACTCGCCATGGCCCAGTCCGGGCAGGTCGCGGACGCCGTGAGCCAGGTGACCGGACGGCCCGTCGAGCTGGTCGAGATCACCACGTACGGCGATGTCTCCCGCGAGGCGCTCGCGCAGATCGGCGGCACGGGCGTGTTCGTCACCGCCCTGCGCGACGCGCTCCTCAAGGGCGAGGTCGACTTCGCGGTGCACTCCCTGAAGGACCTGCCGACCGCGCAGCCCGAGGAACTGGTCCTGGCGGCCGTTCCCGAGCGGGAGGACCCGCGCGATGTGATCGTCGCGCGGGACGCACTGAAGCTCACCGACCTGCCGCGCGGGGCGCGCATCGGTACGGGTTCGCCGCGCCGGATGGCGCAGCTGAACGCGTACGCGCGCAGCCACGGGTTGGACATCGAGACGGTTCCGATCCGCGGGAACGTGGATACGCGGATCGGGTACGTGCGCGATGGCGAGCTGGATGCGGTGGTGCTTGCTGCGGCTGGGCTGCAGCGCATCGGCCGCATTGACGAGGTGACTGATTTTCTGTCAGTCGACACGGTTTTGCCCGCCCCCGGCCAGGGGGCCCTGGCGATCGAGTGCACCGCGGACAACGCGGACCTCGTCGCCGCGCTCGGCGAACTCGACGACCCGTTCACGCGGGTCGCCGTGACCGCCGAGCGATCACTGCTCGCCGCCCTGGAGGCCGGCTGCTCCGCCCCTGTGGGCGCGCTGGCCGACCTGCTGGCCGACGGGCAGATTGTCAAGGAAATGCGCCTGCGCGGCGTCGTCGGCACGACCGACGGCACGCGGATGGTGCAGCTGTCCACCACCGGTCCCGTGCCCGAGACGCACGACCAAGCGCTGGCGCTCGGTCGCGAACTCGCTACCGAGATGCTTGCCCAGGGCGCGGCCGGTCTGATGGGGGAGCGAGCACAGTGA
- the hemB gene encoding porphobilinogen synthase — MTTYGSFPGTRPRRLRTSPVMRRMVAETRLHPADFILPAFVREGVSEPVPIAAMPGVVQHTRDSLKKAAAEAVAAGISGIMLFGVPEEEKKDALGTPGTDPDGILQVAIRDVRAEVGDELLVMSDLCLDETTDHGHCGVLDAEGRVDNDATLERYAEMAQVQADAGAHVVGPSGMMDGQIGVIRDALDQIGREDVAILAYTAKYASAFYGPFREAVASSLQGDRKTYQQDPANARESLRELALDLEEGADMVMVKPAGPYLDILARVADAVDVPVAAYQISGEYSMIEAAAEKGWIDRDRAIFETLTGIKRAGARNILTYWATEAAQKLGRLQ, encoded by the coding sequence ATGACGACGTACGGATCCTTCCCCGGCACGCGGCCGCGGCGTCTGCGGACCAGCCCCGTCATGCGGCGCATGGTCGCCGAGACAAGGCTGCACCCCGCCGACTTCATCCTCCCGGCCTTCGTGCGCGAGGGCGTCAGTGAGCCGGTGCCCATCGCGGCCATGCCGGGCGTGGTTCAGCACACTCGGGACAGCCTGAAGAAGGCGGCTGCGGAGGCGGTGGCGGCCGGCATCTCCGGGATCATGCTCTTCGGGGTGCCCGAGGAGGAGAAGAAGGACGCTCTGGGTACGCCCGGTACCGATCCGGACGGGATTTTGCAGGTCGCCATCCGGGACGTGCGGGCCGAGGTCGGGGACGAGCTTCTCGTCATGTCCGACCTGTGCCTCGACGAGACCACCGATCACGGGCATTGCGGAGTACTCGACGCCGAGGGGCGCGTCGACAACGACGCCACCCTGGAGCGGTACGCCGAGATGGCGCAGGTGCAGGCCGACGCGGGCGCGCATGTCGTCGGGCCCAGCGGGATGATGGACGGGCAGATCGGCGTCATCCGCGACGCGCTCGATCAGATCGGGCGGGAGGACGTCGCGATCCTCGCCTACACCGCCAAGTACGCCTCCGCCTTCTATGGGCCCTTCCGGGAGGCCGTCGCCTCCTCGCTGCAGGGGGACCGCAAGACGTATCAGCAGGATCCGGCGAATGCGCGGGAGTCCCTGCGCGAGCTCGCCCTCGACCTGGAGGAGGGCGCCGACATGGTGATGGTCAAGCCGGCCGGGCCCTACCTCGACATCCTGGCGCGGGTCGCCGACGCGGTGGATGTGCCGGTCGCCGCCTATCAGATCTCCGGCGAGTACTCGATGATCGAGGCCGCCGCCGAGAAGGGCTGGATCGACCGGGACCGGGCGATCTTCGAGACGCTGACCGGCATCAAGCGGGCGGGTGCGCGCAACATCCTCACCTACTGGGCTACGGAGGCGGCGCAGAAGCTGGGCCGCCTCCAGTAA
- a CDS encoding PLP-dependent aminotransferase family protein, translated as MTVIQPAPHHAPAVVPPLAARARSVGGSPLRDILAVTARPEVINFAGGLPAPELFDREGIAAAFRDVLAETPAQALQYATTEGEPRLRAGLAARISARGLATDADDVLITTGSQQGLSLLATALLDPGDTVLVEDPCYLAALQAFRFAGARVVAVPGDAHGVDAWALEELVVRERPKFFYTVPTFQNPTGRTLPAERRSAVAEVAARCGLWIVEDDPYGELRYEGERVPWIASYPGAEDRTALLGSFSKVMAPGIRVGWLRAPAALRRACVVAKQAADLHTPPLNQLAAARYLTGLDAHVARVRDVYRERRDAMLAGLPGALPEGSTWNRPEGGMFLWARLPESYDTTALLPKVVQQDVAYVPGAPFYTGEPDRSTLRLCFVTQRPEEIGEGLERLGRGLRS; from the coding sequence ATGACCGTCATCCAACCCGCGCCCCACCACGCCCCAGCCGTCGTGCCGCCGCTTGCGGCGCGGGCCCGGTCGGTCGGAGGTTCGCCGCTGCGGGACATCCTGGCCGTCACGGCCCGCCCCGAGGTCATCAACTTCGCGGGCGGCCTGCCGGCGCCGGAGCTGTTCGACCGGGAGGGTATCGCGGCCGCCTTCCGCGACGTACTCGCCGAGACGCCGGCGCAGGCACTCCAGTACGCCACGACGGAGGGCGAGCCCCGCCTGCGCGCCGGGCTCGCCGCCCGCATCTCGGCACGCGGGCTCGCGACCGACGCCGACGACGTGCTCATCACCACCGGCTCCCAGCAGGGCCTGTCCCTCCTTGCCACCGCGCTGCTGGACCCCGGGGACACGGTCCTCGTCGAAGACCCCTGTTACCTGGCGGCACTTCAGGCCTTCCGCTTCGCGGGAGCGCGGGTCGTCGCCGTGCCGGGGGACGCGCACGGGGTGGACGCGTGGGCGCTGGAGGAGTTGGTCGTGCGGGAGCGGCCGAAGTTCTTCTACACCGTGCCCACCTTCCAGAACCCGACCGGCAGAACCCTGCCCGCCGAGCGCAGGTCGGCCGTCGCGGAGGTCGCCGCGCGGTGCGGGCTGTGGATCGTCGAGGACGACCCGTACGGCGAACTCCGTTACGAGGGAGAGCGGGTGCCCTGGATCGCCTCGTACCCGGGCGCGGAGGACCGTACGGCGCTGCTCGGCTCCTTCTCCAAGGTGATGGCGCCGGGCATACGGGTGGGCTGGCTGCGCGCGCCCGCTGCCCTGCGGCGCGCGTGCGTGGTCGCCAAACAGGCCGCCGACCTGCACACCCCGCCCCTCAACCAACTCGCCGCCGCCCGCTACCTCACCGGCCTCGACGCACATGTGGCCCGCGTTCGGGACGTCTACCGCGAACGCCGCGACGCCATGCTGGCGGGCCTGCCCGGGGCCCTCCCGGAGGGCTCCACCTGGAACCGTCCCGAGGGCGGCATGTTCCTCTGGGCTCGCCTGCCGGAGTCGTACGACACGACGGCCCTGTTGCCGAAGGTGGTGCAGCAGGATGTCGCTTACGTCCCTGGCGCGCCCTTCTACACAGGTGAGCCCGACCGGTCGACGCTGCGGCTGTGCTTCGTGACGCAGAGGCCGGAGGAGATCGGGGAGGGGCTGGAGCGGCTGGGGAGGGGGCTGCGGTCATAG